A single window of Periplaneta americana isolate PAMFEO1 chromosome 14, P.americana_PAMFEO1_priV1, whole genome shotgun sequence DNA harbors:
- the LOC138713029 gene encoding uncharacterized protein CG45076-like, whose protein sequence is MQEVAGETQYEKQLALGLALKLPRFGYVDAQQNNRTTTPSTAPTAANDVTNNTTPTAEKDPHGDVGKNANKETTMLTTARLAAQQANEVTKNTTPTADKDLQGDAGKGANKETTMLIKAAASAKAASDAQPIAAKLAAQQVKVQLAEAAMSAAAAAEALAEGQQMKVKQMETDAKAAHVFLQEESSSLHAAEQAAEKSEVAAKTQARQLDILSEALEIARKEMELSAAAADAAQLRVEEKTKELESTKAYVEKLKSELVKVRANFEQTKKAAEKAKAAATAAQESAGRVRRHNRRARALRRV, encoded by the exons TTGGATATGTGGATGCACAGCAGAACAACAGAACCACTACACCGAGTACAGCCCCAACTGCG GCGAACGACGTCACCAATAACACAACGCCCACTGCAGAAAAGGATCCACACGGAGACGTTGGCAAGAATGCTAACAAGGAGACCACCATGCTGACAACAGCGAGACTTGCTGCCCAACAG GCGAACGAAGTCACCAAGAACACGACGCCCACTGCAGACAAGGATCTGCAAGGAGACGCTGGCAAGGGTGCTAACAAGGAGACCACCATGCTGATAAAAGCTGCAGCGTCAGCTAAAGCTGCGTCGGACGCCCAGCCCATAGCAGCGAAACTTGCTGCCCAACAG gTGAAGGTGCAGCTGGCAGAAGCAGCTATGAGCGCTGCGGCGGCAGCAGAGGCTTTGGCGGAGGGTCAGCAGATGAAAGTAAAGCAGATGGAGACTGATGCGAAAGCTGCTCACGTGTTCCTGCAGGAGGAATCGTCGTCCTTGCATGCGGCGGAGCAAGCGGCAGAGAAGTCTGAAGTTGCTGCGAAGACGCAAGCTCGTCAG TTGGACATTCTGTCGGAGGCCCTTGAAATAGCTCGCAAGGAGATGGAATTATCAGCTGCGGCTGCAGATGCCGCACAGCTTAGAGTTGAAGAGAAAACGAAGGAACTGGAGTCGACCAAGGCGTACGTGGAGAAACTGAAGTCAGAGCTGGTGAAGGTGCGCGCGAACTTTGAGCAGACTAAAAAGGCGGCAGAGAAGGCGAAGGCAGCGGCCACCGCTGCCCAGGAGAGCGCGGGCAGAGTCAGACGGCATAACCGCAGGGCCAGGGCGCTGCGACGCGTATAG